The Chamaesiphon minutus PCC 6605 DNA window AAAGTCAGTGCTAAATCTAATGAAATCACAGCGATTCCCGCATTATTAGAATTGCTAGACATTCAAGGCTGTATCATCACTATCGATGCAATGGGCACGCAGAAATCGATGGCGACGAAGATTACTGGAGCAAATGCCGATTATGTGTTAAGCCTTAAGGATAATCATCCAACACTACACCAACAAGTCAAAAGCTGGTTTGAGACAGCACAATCACAGGGGTTTAAAGGCGTAGATGTCAGTATTAGTCAGCGGGTGGAGAAAGGACATCATCGGATTGAAAACCGGAAAGTTTACACTGTCCCTGTTTCACAACTACCATTGCTGTATCAACAAGACCAGTGGAGTGGACTGCAAACAGTTGTGATGGTTGTACGCAAGTCTCAGTATTGGAACAAGACCACTCATGAAGTCCAATTTTACCTAACCAGTCTTCTCAGCGATGCCAACCGGATTGGTAGTGCGATTCGCCAGCACTGGGGGATTGAGAATTCTGTCCATTGGACATTAGATGTCACCTTTGATGAGGACAAATCTCGCATTCGTTCTCTCCACGGTCCGCAGAATTTTGCCGTGTTACGTCGCCTTGCACTTAATGCCTTAGAACGTGAGACATCTTTTCGGCGTAGTATTCGTCAAAAGTCCCGGCGAACCGCGATGAATGACCGCTATATGCTTGCTGTCTTATCTGCGGCTGTTCCCACTTCCCATCCAAGCACATCCGCTTGTCAATAGGTTTTGAGATGCGCTAACCGTGACTGACCCTCGATCTGTTTGTTATAATTATCTATAGAATAAAGTAGCTGCTAGAAATTAGATCGAATGACTCAATCGAACGACACACCCTTAGAAAGATTACCTCAAAGAATCGAGGATATTGCTGAATTATTGGCTCGATCGATTTCTGCATTCGACAGGAGGATGGAGCAGATGGAAATTCAAGCAACAACTGAGCGCGAACAAAGAGCCAGTGAATATGCGAAAATTCAGCAGTTAATCGCTGCTACCGCTCAAGCAAATGCGGAAAAT harbors:
- a CDS encoding ISAs1 family transposase, giving the protein MPTQVEKKKQKTETVGATNLDSQEITKKFGQYFQDIKDPRTQRTRVHLLKDIITIAILAVIAGAKGWEDMEEYGVNKQEWLSTFLELPGGIPSADTFRRVFEKINPKELEQCFRLWVQSLIEQLGVEVVAIDGKTNRGSYDRASGVKALHMVSAWASEHRLVLGQTKVSAKSNEITAIPALLELLDIQGCIITIDAMGTQKSMATKITGANADYVLSLKDNHPTLHQQVKSWFETAQSQGFKGVDVSISQRVEKGHHRIENRKVYTVPVSQLPLLYQQDQWSGLQTVVMVVRKSQYWNKTTHEVQFYLTSLLSDANRIGSAIRQHWGIENSVHWTLDVTFDEDKSRIRSLHGPQNFAVLRRLALNALERETSFRRSIRQKSRRTAMNDRYMLAVLSAAVPTSHPSTSACQ